The following are encoded in a window of Castanea sativa cultivar Marrone di Chiusa Pesio chromosome 9, ASM4071231v1 genomic DNA:
- the LOC142610003 gene encoding protein MIZU-KUSSEI 1-like — MTKKIDTLRRFLPSCFFPTTTITTKTPTTTTTTKKRLSTSLRDDIPDYFTYNNTNQEPIKNQDQHSQTSSTTSSNETITSTISFTQPRSSKSMVLGTIFGPRRGHVWFCIQHDRLSSKPTLLLELSILTTQLIKEMSGGLVRIALECDKLSLDFGSCPLHSVPLWTMYCNGRKIWFATRRKGSERIKSMLKTMQNTNVGAGVIPSESEDIMYMRAYYEHVVGNSDSESFYLINPDECPGQELSVFLLRSRNGNFL, encoded by the coding sequence ATGACCAAGAAAATCGACACCCTCCGTCGATTCCTCCCTTCTTGCTTCTTCCCCACCACCACAATCACCACAAAAactcccaccaccaccaccaccaccaagaaACGCCTTAGCACTTCTCTTCGAGATGACATCCCCGACTACTTCACCTACAATAACACCAACCAGGAACCCATCAAGAACCAAGACCAACACTCCCAAACCTCTTCCACCACTTCCAGCAACGAAACCATAACCAGCACCATCAGTTTCACCCAACCTCGATCCTCCAAGTCCATGGTTCTTGGCACCATCTTCGGTCCTCGCCGAGGCCACGTCTGGTTTTGCATCCAACACGACCGTCTCTCTTCCAAACCAACCCTCCTCCTCGAACTCTCCATCTTAACCACCCAACTCATCAAAGAAATGAGCGGTGGACTAGTCCGTATTGCCCTCGAATGTGACAAGTTGTCTTTGGACTTCGGTTCTTGTCCTCTTCACTCAGTCCCGCTCTGGACTATGTACTGTAATGGCCGCAAGATCTGGTTCGCTACAAGAAGAAAAGGGAGTGAGCGTATCAAGTCCATGCTCAAGACCATGCAGAACACCAACGTTGGAGCTGGAGTCATACCTTcagaatccgaggacatcatGTACATGAGAGCTTATTATGAGCATGTTGTTGGGAACTCAGACTCCGAGTCTTTCTACCTCATTAACCCGGACGAGTGCCCGGGTCAAGAACTAAGTGTGTTCTTGCTCAGGTCCAGGAATGGcaattttctttga
- the LOC142608893 gene encoding uncharacterized protein LOC142608893 codes for MKEIMKITNILCQALQQHSQDLLNATHLVSTIKSLIQKLRDDGWELLLASVTSFCGQHEVDIPDVNAHYTKTRGRYHHQDETLTTIEPHLRIDVFTIAINYQLQELNSRFCELTTDLLTLSSTLNPKEAFRSFKIGDICNLAENYYPQDFAKKEICLLKRQLQHYELNVTKHPDFQNMSTISELCRGLEISGKSKFYHLIDRLIRLVLTLPVSTATTERVFSAMKLLKTRFRN; via the coding sequence aTGAAAGAGATTATGAAAATTACTAATATTCTTTGCCAAGCTTTGCAACAACATTCTCAGGATCTTTTAAATGCCACGCATTTAGTTTCAACTATAAAATCACTTATTCAAAAGTTGAGAGATGATGGATGGGAGCTTTTACTTGCTAGTGTTACATCATTTTGTGGACAACATGAAGTTGATATTCCTGATGTAAATGCTCATTACACTAAAACTCGAGGTAGATACCATCATCAAGATGAAACTTTGACAACAATAGAACCTCATTTAAGAATTGATGTATTTACAATTGCAATAAATTATCAATTGCAAGAATTGAATAGTAGATTTTGTGAGCTAACAACAGATCTTCTCACTCTTAGTTCAACATTAAATCCTAAGGAAGCTTTTAGATCATTCAAAATTGGTGATATTTGCAATTTGGCTGAAAATTATTATCCTCAAGATTTCGCTAAGAAGGAAATTTGTCTTTTGAAGCGTCAATTACAACATTATGAGCTTAATGTGACAAAACATCCAGATTTTCAGAATATGAGTACAATATCTGAGCTATGTAGGGGATTAGAAATTTCAGGGAAATCTAAATTCTATCATTTAATTGATAGATTGATTCGTCTTGTGTTGACTCTTCCAGTTTCTACAGCAACTACAGAACGAGTTTTTTCAGCTATGAAACTATTAAAAACAAGATTTCGCAATTGA
- the LOC142609731 gene encoding uncharacterized protein LOC142609731, giving the protein MLEGKAVVRETDMAEAMQNRVMELAYQALDLHEVSDCQSIAHYIKQKFDEVYGPAWHCVVGKDFGSCITHIHGCFIFFHVEMLEFLVFKDGKDFTESREEAVGVLQKAERRENAICTAGNWKK; this is encoded by the exons ATGTTGGAAGGGAAAGCTGTGGTGCGCGAGACTGACATGGCTGAGGCAATGCAGAACCGTGTCATGGAGTTGGCTTACCAGGCTCTCGATCTACATGAGGTCTCTGATTGTCAATCCATTGCTCATTACATCAAACAG AAATTTGATGAAGTTTATGGGCCAGCCTGGCACTGTGTGGTCGGCAAAGACTTCGGGTCTTGCATAACACATATACATggatgttttattttctttcatgtgGAGATGTTAGAGTTTCTGGTCTTCAAGGATGGCAAGGACTTCACTGAAAGCAGGGAAGAGGCTGTTGGAGTTCTGCAGAAAGCTGAAAGAAGGGAAAATGCTATTTGTACTGCAGGAAACTGGAAAAAGTGA
- the LOC142608892 gene encoding uncharacterized protein LOC142608892, with protein sequence MRDSDRENTHLVADKNATMNKQTKQNSLSGNGVWYNQHRGHDESLDSKNRGNFIKLIKFTSTFNDKVASVVLENSPQNAKYTSSTIQKEILHILASNVRNAISEEIEDAKFCIFVDEARDDSKREQMAIILRFVDKNGFIKESFFHVLHVRDTTALTLKKEICTVLSHYNLHIENIRGQGYDGASNMHGEWNGLQALFLKECPYAYYIHCLAHRLQLALVTASRKVKVVHQFFNHLTNIINIVVSSSKRNDELQYAQGEQIENMIAFNEIEIGRGANQIGTLQRVGDTRWGSHFQSICNLIKMFDATCKVMNTISEEGANYKQRGDTEGAY encoded by the exons atgagggatagtgATAGAGAGAATACCCACCTTGTTGCGGATAAGAATGCCACAATGAACAAGCAAACAAAGCAGAAttctttgtctggtaatggTGTGTGGTACAaccagcacag AGGTCATGATGAAAGCCTTGATTCAAAAAATAGaggtaattttattaaattgataaaattcacaTCAACTTTCAATGACAAAGTAGCTAGTGTTGTCTTGGAAAATTCTCCACAAAATGCCAAATATACATCATCCACAATTCAAAAGGAGATTTTGCATATTCTTGCTAGTAATGTACGAAATGCTATTAGTGAAGAAATTGAGGatgcaaaattttgcattttcgTTGATGAAGCCCGAGATGATTCGAAGAGAGAGCAAATGGCCATTATTTTGAGATTTGTTGATAAAAATGGTTTCATTAAAGAGAGTTTCTTTCATGTTCTGCATGTTAGAGATACTACTGCGTTGACCCTAAAGAAGGAGATATGTACTGTCCTTTCTCATTACAACCTCCACATTGAGAATATTCGAGGTCAAGGGTATGATGGAGCTAGTAATATGCATGGTGAATGGAATGGATTACAAGCTCTATTTCTTAAAGAATGTCCATATGCTTATTACATACATTGCTTAGCTCATAGATTGCAATTGGCTTTAGTTACAGCATCTAGAAAAGTAAAAGTTgttcatcaattttttaatcatttgactaatattatcaatattgttGTTAGTTCTAGTAAGCGTAATGATGAATTGCAATATGCTCAAGGGGAACAAATTGAGAATATGATTGCTTTTAATGAAATTGAGATTGGAAGAGGAGCAAACCAAATTGGTACTTTGCAACGGGTTGGAGATACACGTTGGGGATCTCATTTTCAATCTATttgtaatttgataaaaatgtttGATGCAACTTGCAAAGTCATGAATACTATCTCTGAGGAAGGGGCTAATTATAAACAACGTGGTGATACCGAGGGAGCTTATTAG
- the LOC142609839 gene encoding protein MIZU-KUSSEI 1-like, protein MTKKIDTLRRFLPSCFFPTTTTTTKTPTTTTTTKKRLSTSLRDDIPDYFTHNNTNQEPIKNQDQHSQTSSTTSSNETITSTISFTQPRSSKSMVLGTIFGPRRGHVWFCIQHDRLSSKPTLLLELSILTTQLIKEMSGGLVRIALECDKLSLDFGSCPLHSVPLWTMYCNGRKVGFATRRKGSERIKSMLKTLQNTNVGAGVIPSESGDIMYMRAYYEHVVGNSDSESFHLINPDECPGQELSVFLLRSRNGNFL, encoded by the coding sequence ATGACCAAGAAAATCGACACCCTCCGTCGATTCCTCCCTTCTTGCTTCTTccccaccaccacaaccaccacaaaaactcccaccaccaccaccaccaccaagaaACGCCTTAGCACTTCTCTTCGAGATGACATCCCCGACTACTTCACCCACAATAACACTAACCAAGAACCCATCAAGAACCAAGACCAACACTCCCAAACCTCTTCCACCACTTCCAGCAACGAAACCATAACCAGCACCATCAGTTTCACCCAACCTCGATCCTCCAAGTCCATGGTTCTTGGCACCATCTTCGGTCCTCGCCGAGGCCACGTCTGGTTTTGCATCCAACACGACCGTCTCTCTTCCAAACCAACCCTCCTCCTCGAACTCTCCATCTTAACCACCCAACTCATCAAAGAAATGAGCGGTGGACTAGTCCGCATTGCCCTCGAATGTGACAAGTTGTCTTTGGACTTCGGTTCTTGTCCTCTTCACTCAGTCCCGCTCTGGACTATGTACTGTAATGGCCGCAAGGTCGGGTTCGCTACAAGAAGAAAAGGGAGCGAGCGTATCAAGTCCATGCTCAAGACCTTGCAGAACACCAACGTTGGAGCTGGAGTCATACCTTCAGAATCCGGGGACATCATGTACATGAGAGCTTATTATGAGCATGTTGTTGGGAACTCAGACTCCGAGTCTTTCCACCTCATTAACCCGGACGAGTGCCCTGGTCAAGAACTAAGTGTGTTCTTGCTCAGGTCCAGGAATGGcaattttctttga